The window CACAGAATGGTGATGTTACGTCTTTATTACAAAATAGCGATGGAAACATTGTAGAATTAAATCCGCAGGAATGGGTTGATCTAATTTTCACAGCACCACCTTTATCGGAGGGGATGAAGCGCACGTTTATATTTGTATCTCGTGGGCGGTATGAAAGAGTTCCAGAAGAAAAACAAGAGACTCAAACTTTGATTATGAAATCAGGTATGGATGAAACTACAAAATCAGAAAAGTTAAAATATGAGTTATATGAAAACCGTCCAAATCCTTTTAATCCAATTACGAAGATTAAATATTCAATCCCTGAACCTGCTTACGTATCATTAAAAATATATGATGTGTTAGGTCGTGAAATATCAGTAATTGTAAACGACTGGAAGGAAGTCGGAACACACGAAGTCGAGTGGAACGCACAGAGTTTTTCAAGCGGCGTATATTTCTATAAATTACAAGCCGGTGCGTTTACATCTGTTAAAAAGATGTTGCTCGCAAAGTAAATTACAATATTACATTTGTTACCTCCGGGTTTTATTTGTGAAGCCCGGAGGTTTTTTATTCCTGCTTTTCGCAGTTTTTGGAATCAATTCGGGGGAAGCTTTTGCGGCGGTGATAGGTCCGCTTGTTGAGGTTCCGGTTTTGATAAGTTTGGTAGAAAAAATGTTATCGCTATCGGATTTTTACTCTGGATAGCTGTGTGCCTCGGGTTTATTGTTGCTAATAGTTTCTTTCTTATCCTCTTACTTTTTATTTTTTACGGACTGCAAAAGGGAGCGCTTGAAACAGTTCAAAAAGCTTTTGTTGCAGAATTAAGTCCCGAACAATTTAGGGCGAGTAGTTTGGGAGGATTTCAAATGGTAACCGGTTTATTGTGGGATAATTTTGGGAAAGAAGCTACAATGATTTATTCGATTGTACTTTCGATAATATCATTCGGATTGTTATTTTGGGTAAAAGAAGATCAAAACAATTAATTATTAACACAGTGAATCCAACCCAAAGTTGCAAAAAACGAAAAGAATTTTGCCTAGGAAGATAACTTGGCTGCATCCTCAGTTGCCAAGTTTACTCTCTCGTGAATTTTCCGTATCTTGATTTAGGCAAACCAACATTTTCTAAAACTAAAATTAGATTAAGCAGTGTTCTATGAATAATAAGTACCAGAAATTAACAGAAGAAATTTTAGGACTCGCAGATGTAAAAATTAACGGCACCAACCCTTGGGATATCCTGGTTCACGATGAAAGATTTTATAAGCGTGTAATTACAGAAGTTGAATTAGGTGTTGGTGAATCTTACATGGATGGATGGTGGGATGCAGAAAATGTTGATGATTTTATTTACAAAGTCCTTAGAGCTGAGCTTGACCAAAAAATAAAACGAAAATTATCTATCCTTCTGAAATTATTTCAAGCACGTTTATTCAATCTTCAATCTAAACGCCGTGCTTTTATAATCGGCGAAAGGCATTACGACTTAGGTAACGACCTTTTCCAGAATATGCTCGATAAAAGAATGAATTACAGTTGTGCATATTGGAAGGATGCTAAAACGCTGGACGATGCTCAAGAAAACAAACTCGAATTAATTTGCCGCAAACTTTATCTTAAACCGGGTATGCGTGTGCTCGATATCGGATGCGGTTGGGGAGCTTTTGGTAAATATGCTGCTGAAAAATATAACGTCGAAACAGTAGGAATTACAGTCTCCAAAGAACAAGTTACTTTAGGAAAAGATTTATGCAAAGGATTACCTGTTGAGTTTCGTCTAATGGATTATCGTGAAGTTAATGAGAGATTTGATCGGATAGTAAGCGTTGGAATGTTTGAACACGTAGGTTACAAAAATTACAAAACATTTTTCAAAGTCGCAAATAAAAGTTTAAAAGATGACGGACTATTCTTGCTGCATACCATTGGCAATCCTAAATCTGAAAAAGCATTCAACCCTTGGACGAATAAATACATCTTCCCAAACGGGATGATACCTTCCATTGCACAGTTAAGCAAAGCAGCCGAAGGGCTTTTTGTTATTGAAGATTTACACAATTTTGGAACTGATTACGACAAAACTCTGATCGCGTGGTATAACAACTTCGTAA of the Bacteroidota bacterium genome contains:
- a CDS encoding T9SS type A sorting domain-containing protein; this translates as QNGDVTSLLQNSDGNIVELNPQEWVDLIFTAPPLSEGMKRTFIFVSRGRYERVPEEKQETQTLIMKSGMDETTKSEKLKYELYENRPNPFNPITKIKYSIPEPAYVSLKIYDVLGREISVIVNDWKEVGTHEVEWNAQSFSSGVYFYKLQAGAFTSVKKMLLAK
- the cfa gene encoding cyclopropane fatty acyl phospholipid synthase, which codes for MNNKYQKLTEEILGLADVKINGTNPWDILVHDERFYKRVITEVELGVGESYMDGWWDAENVDDFIYKVLRAELDQKIKRKLSILLKLFQARLFNLQSKRRAFIIGERHYDLGNDLFQNMLDKRMNYSCAYWKDAKTLDDAQENKLELICRKLYLKPGMRVLDIGCGWGAFGKYAAEKYNVETVGITVSKEQVTLGKDLCKGLPVEFRLMDYREVNERFDRIVSVGMFEHVGYKNYKTFFKVANKSLKDDGLFLLHTIGNPKSEKAFNPWTNKYIFPNGMIPSIAQLSKAAEGLFVIEDLHNFGTDYDKTLIAWYNNFVTNWSKIKEKYNERFYRMWKYFLLSSAGSFRARRDQLWQIVLSKNGILGGYKSSR